From Cotesia glomerata isolate CgM1 linkage group LG3, MPM_Cglom_v2.3, whole genome shotgun sequence:
ttgcggccCAATATTGCTTGGTTCTTGTTGGTATTAATGAACTACTACCAAAATAACTGTactctttataaatttttcgtttcactgtagaaactttttcttttgaatttttgttgaggtccatttcataaaattcattcaaatattatttttgccaGTACTCACTCTGTATAAACAATATGTATGTTATGAACTGAAGTAAGATATAACAACAAACTAGATTAACCTCTAAATCGATTGTGAGTCTTTCGTCTAATCGaatgagaaaatttatttgatatgcAGTTGATActgaaagaataaaatttctttctatgaaatatttaaaaataaagtataataaatctaattatttCAACCTAGTGAGAATTTAAtctttttactgaaaaaatttacgtAGTAGCCCAACATAAAAACTGTTTTCATGAAATCGATTATTAAATATCGAATAGCTGTTTCGATTCTTGAAACACTCGAAGATTGTAGTAAATTTAACGACAATTCTGCCGATATCAAATTGTCTTTATCTGTTCTTATGAAATGGCGAATTTTGCACTGTGTGCAAAATATAATAGAATTATTCATAACTACAAGAGCAAATTGGCTAACAAGAAGTTTATCCATAAAAGTTTTGTAGCAACAACactaaattatataaattatttaattcctCTTATCGCATTCTTTACTTTATAGACATTGTGAAGTgtcaacaaataaatataattatttcattttactattaaagcttttatatatatagatatatttaacAAGTAAGTATCATAACCTTATGTTTATgtactttataaaaatgattcatCAAACATATATTGATAGAGATATGAATTTGTTCGAATGTTCATTTACATAtatcaatttatataattgtaCCATTTTTCATtctattactaataattaaaaaaaattttttagaatcacTTCTGAATTGTTTGCAATAGTACAATGGCTAAATGATGAAGACAAGGGCACGTACACTGTTGGTGTACCAACAGATTGGATAATGAACTTCGATTATCAAGAATATTGCATGAATGGCTGTGATGGTGATGAAAGTTATGTAGTCGAATGGCGTCAAGGCAAGAAGCCAGCTGGTGGATGGTTGTGCTATGATGCCATGGTCACAGATGTTTCTagtatgtattatttaaaaaataaagaaatatttataggTATTGAATGTAGAGACTACTTGAAACAAATTCTTTGGTTTCTAAGCTTTTCTGGATTCTTACAGAGTAAATACtaaacttaattataattaaattttctataaatactTACTGAAACAAAAGAGTTTTTACGGACTTCATTGAAACCATTCAATTTCCtacatcataaaatttttattacattaaatcttagtaaaaaaattacatacgTTTGCAAAAATCATTTAGTTACACaatcatttgtaaatttttaacaaattggCCAGTGGTAATATGTCTTAAAgctaaatttaacataaagtAGTATTGAAAATTAGATTACCGGGATCTGTCATAGCAACATTGGATTGTAACTAACtactcaatatttttaaacttacttaatattttttacatgaaatttttatatcaaatctTTCGATGTACTCGGTTGTCTTAATTTGTTGTTACGCAGCCTTGATTGAACAAAACCATATGACatgattcaaaataatttattttttaatcatttttaatcctgTCGAATTATgtgaatcattttaaatcatatcGAGCGACTGCGTGGCCGAGCGGTTAAAGTCTTAAATGCCCGTACAACAGTCGCTCGGGCGTGGGTTCGAGCTCTGGCAGTCGCAATTTTTCAAGGCTTGCTCCCGTGCCGACTGTACCCTGGCCAGGTTTCTGTGGTTTCCTTGGTCACTGTACTAAGGGCGGGGCACAGGTAAATGCGGGTACAGGttgtaagtcggccacagccGCAGAAAAATGTAAAgcttaataaattgttatagaatatatattctcacacaattaatataaaaaaaaaaaaaaatttaatcatatcTCTAATAGACATTTAGCAtgggaaattatttttaatcattttgtttaatcAGACAGATATcataatttactattaataaaaaatatgaattttataattttaatttcttatagACAGTATAGCTGcgctcgaaaaaaaatttaagaataattataaaggcATTAAATCACCAAGATTGGGAGGCTACTCAGGAAATCAAAAGTCATTTATGGATGGATCAGCAGCAGGTTCTACTTCCAACATTGCAAATGCAACGAGTATCACAACTGATAAAAATACTAACAAAAAAACAAGCTTAAAAAGACCGCACcctaatgatgataataatgatattgaaCGAACGCCTTTGAATAACTCATCACCAGTAAGACCTAGAAATTTATTCGGATCAAATAATggtaaatgaaatatttttaatttttattatattttttgtcaaattctTCAGAGCGAAGATGAGATGCATTTTATACTACGTTTTATTTATGTTAGAGGTGAGAATGACATTGTTATGCAACTATTAACCGAGATGAGAAACATGCAAGAGAATATGAGGAACATCAGGCCGATACCAAGAGCTGCTCAAATAAGCGATCAATCTGGTTCAGATGATGAAAATGTTCCTGATATGGTTTGTCAAACAAATAAAACGAATTAAGTTTTCATAAGCTTATCCTAGATCGTGTAAATTTGTTTGCATAATTTTCTTTGCACTTGCAGGTTGAAATCGGAAGACGGGGTAGCGGCTTACAAATAACTCGAGAGCAATGGCGCTGTGCTAAAGCTCAAGGACGATGTACATCGATGGCAACCTCGTTATTAACAGCTCTTGTGCCAATGAATGTTCTATTAACAAGTAACTGTAAAGGTGGTAAGGCTAGAA
This genomic window contains:
- the LOC123261260 gene encoding uncharacterized protein LOC123261260: MNFDYQEYCMNGCDGDESYVVEWRQGKKPAGGWLCYDAMVTDVSNSIAALEKKFKNNYKGIKSPRLGGYSGNQKSFMDGSAAGSTSNIANATSITTDKNTNKKTSLKRPHPNDDNNDIERTPLNNSSPVRPRNLFGSNNGENDIVMQLLTEMRNMQENMRNIRPIPRAAQISDQSGSDDENVPDMVEIGRRGSGLQITREQWRCAKAQGRCTSMATSLLTALVPMNVLLTSNCKGGKARICKNSDNPPHHTAIPSETLAAIKYTVKKNFKNTYDDTKINTAINVKLTSLRSKQRNFPNNEDPQH